In Solimonas sp. K1W22B-7, the DNA window CCCAGGCCGAACAGGCCTTGGTTGAACACGCCGTCGAGGCGCAGCTCGGCGCTCTGCTGCTTGTAGTTCCAGGTGGTGCGGATGCGGCCGATGTCGGCCGGCGAGGTATCGAGGTCGGGCGCGGCGTCGACGCCCATTTCGCTGTCGCCGAGCACCAGCGTGGCGCGCAGGTCGTCGACCGGGCCGAGCTTGCCGATGCTCCAGCGGCCGATCAGGCCGAGGGTGTCGGAGTCCTTGTCGAGGTAGCCATCGTAGTCGTGCGACAGCCGGTGGTTGTAGCCGTCGCCGTCGGCCTGCGGATCGTAGTTGCGCAGGAAGGCGAGCGTGCTGGGCTGCAGGTTGTCGAGCTGCACCGGCCAGTAGCTGGCGCTGGTCTGCGCATGCTGCGCGCTCAGTTCCAGCTCCAGTGCCTCGGTGGGCTTGAGCAGCAGCTTGAGGCGCTGGGCCTGCTGGCGGGCGCGGTCCTCGGGGCGGTCGCGGGTGGTGTTGTAGAGCTCGCCGCCGGGGTGATCGATGTCAAGCAGGGCCAGGCGGATGCCGCCCCAGGAGGCGAACATGCCGCCGACACCGGCCTCGATGCGGCGCTCGTCCGGATCGGAGACGCTGAGGCGCAGGTCGGCGCCGAATTCCTCGGTGGGACCCTTGGTCAGGACGTTGAAGACGCCGGCGGTGGTGTTCTTGCCGAACAGGGTGCCCTGCGGGCCGCGCAGGACCTCGACGCGTTCGATGTCGAACATGCCGTCGGTGATGTAGGGCGCGCGGCCGAGGAAGAGTTCGTCCTGCACGTAGCCGACCGAGCTTTCGAAGCCGGAGTTGAGCGGGCTGGTGCCGAAGCCGCGGATGCTGATCTGGGTCAGCGCCGGGTCGTTGTCGGAGGAGAACTTGAGGTTGGGGATGTAGGCGGCGACATCGGCGATGGAAACGGCGCCGACCTCGTTCATGAAGTCGCCGTTGACCGCGGTGATCGACACCGGCACGTCCTGGATCGATTGCTCGGTCTTCTGCGCGGTGACGATGATCTCTTCGATCTGGCGCTGCGCGCGGCGCGGCCTGGCGGCCGGCACCGGCGTGGGCTGGGTGGCCACCGGGATGGTCGGCAGGGTTTCCGGCGCGGGGCTCGCGGCGGCGGGCGGGGCCGGCGCGGGCTCGGCAGGAGCGGAAGCGGCGGGCGCTGGTTCGGCCGGCACCGGCGAGGCCTCGGCATCGCCCAGCAGGAAATCGAGTTCGTCGTCGGCCGGCGCATCGGCCGCCGCGGCGGCATTGCCACCCAGCGCACCCGCCAGCAGTAATGTCCACAGCATGATGCTGTTGCGCATTGCCAACGTCTCCTCCGGATCCGTGCGCGCTTGTGCCATGGTGGCCGGGCGCATCGCCGATCACAGGACTATCCCGCGCGCCCGGCATGATTGTCAATGAACTTCACAATATTACGGGATCGTTGCGCGCTGCGGCACGCCGCAGGGGCCAGCTTTTAAATTGTGAAGATTCTTGACATAAAAGAGAGCCCCCGGCGATAGTCCGGCGGCGCGGCCAGCCGAGGAGAACGGCATGAACCTGGTGGAGCGACTGCTGGACTGGGAGCGGCGCGAGCCGCAGCGGCCGTGGCTGTTCCAGCCGGTCGATGGCGTCGAACGGGCATATACCTTCGGCGAGGTGGCCGCCGAGGTGCGCCGCGCCGCCGGCGCGATCCGCGCGCTGGGCCTGCCGCCCGGCAGCCGCCTGGGGATCACCGGCCGCAACACCGCGCACTGGATCATCGCCGACCTCGCCTGCGCGATGGCCGGCCATATCGCGGTGGGCCTCTACCCACGCCAGGGCAAGGCAACGC includes these proteins:
- a CDS encoding TonB-dependent receptor; this encodes MRNSIMLWTLLLAGALGGNAAAAADAPADDELDFLLGDAEASPVPAEPAPAASAPAEPAPAPPAAASPAPETLPTIPVATQPTPVPAARPRRAQRQIEEIIVTAQKTEQSIQDVPVSITAVNGDFMNEVGAVSIADVAAYIPNLKFSSDNDPALTQISIRGFGTSPLNSGFESSVGYVQDELFLGRAPYITDGMFDIERVEVLRGPQGTLFGKNTTAGVFNVLTKGPTEEFGADLRLSVSDPDERRIEAGVGGMFASWGGIRLALLDIDHPGGELYNTTRDRPEDRARQQAQRLKLLLKPTEALELELSAQHAQTSASYWPVQLDNLQPSTLAFLRNYDPQADGDGYNHRLSHDYDGYLDKDSDTLGLIGRWSIGKLGPVDDLRATLVLGDSEMGVDAAPDLDTSPADIGRIRTTWNYKQQSAELRLDGVFNQGLFGLGERIDFIAGGFYMESHMDQVARVSAGEQLAAYAVTGDALRQIGGTTFTFPLPGLGLLAELLSGVIAPVVGDDAYSVNYLTEVQTLAFFGQATWHLNEHWALTPGLRINREKKQADMSGVSTCTLPPLCLMRVALNARDYDAPGLSRDEDDVSPKLSLQYFPSDDLSLFASYTRGYKSGGFNAASFDGRNLQFEPENVESWEAGFKSMLLDRSLSLNATVFYSYFDDLQTLAIDGAFINVANAATAISQGVEVDAMWYTPLPFLTLMGSLGVLDAHYDSYPNGQPTVNMPSGSVQDLSGKELAFAPKLTASLTPTITVPVRGLMMQFAVDWLYQGDQYTDIDLDPHTFVPAHSTWSGRVALSHPEGRWSLAIGGSNLTDENYATQVVDTAFFPGAYGVTQQAGRKLFAAFQFKF